The proteins below come from a single Mucilaginibacter mali genomic window:
- a CDS encoding sugar-binding domain-containing protein, with protein MHRSCLRSLVFLLSGLLLVCSANAQTTSGRAIRNFDKNWRFIKQDAPGADNPAFDDAQWRKLDVPHDWSIEGPYDQANPTGSGGGYLPAGIGWYRKSFTMDAADVKRKISIEFDGVMSNSEVWINGFYLGKRPYGYISFAYDMTGHLNFGNKPNIIAVKVDNSNQPASRFYTGSGIYRHVHLISTANTYFDHWGVYIKPLQVSAQKATVHVEAKVINQSSAGGTYTLQTTLIDPAGKTVKTQESKQTIAAGQTVDYKQDIPVSDPQLWDTEHPRLYKVVTKILSGSTVADAITTPVGIRDAHFEAATGFWLNGKNIKLYGVCLHHDGGAVGSAVPLAVWERRFKKLREIGANAIRTSHNEVAPEFLDLCDRMGFLVMDETFDSWMTAKPPALKGYNLYYANWWDKDTRDQVMRDRNHPSVVIYSVGNEIHDNLKDSSGFQKFKQQQDLIHQLDPGRPVTMALLQPNGNSQTYKTGFAERMDITGQNYRENELMAYHDAHPDRVVIGTENTHVLSQWLALRDHPYMSGQFLWTGVDYLGEAIWPSRGATSGLIDRTGGWHTNGLQRAAWWSVKPVVYIQRNDPGAVAGRGGVAYVSDWTPADPANYKDAKVQVFSNADETELFLNGKSLGVKTKSPLDSPLFWNVPFEKGTLKAIARNKGKQVATDELRTAGEPARIILTADQSKLANNWDAVSFVTATIVDANGIVCPNSDRLISFSINGSGVIAAVDNGDRLSHELYQTNHRTTYKGTCIALIKAKASAGKMTIKATADGLAAGSVTIDAIP; from the coding sequence ATGCACCGAAGCTGTTTACGGTCCCTCGTATTCCTGTTATCCGGCCTGCTGCTTGTTTGTTCTGCAAATGCACAAACTACCTCTGGCCGTGCTATCCGCAATTTTGATAAAAACTGGCGCTTCATTAAACAGGACGCGCCCGGCGCCGATAACCCGGCATTTGATGATGCGCAATGGCGTAAGCTTGATGTCCCGCACGATTGGAGCATTGAAGGCCCTTACGATCAGGCTAACCCCACCGGTAGTGGTGGCGGTTATCTTCCGGCCGGTATTGGCTGGTACCGCAAATCGTTTACGATGGATGCTGCCGATGTCAAACGCAAAATAAGTATTGAGTTTGATGGGGTAATGAGCAACAGCGAGGTATGGATCAACGGCTTTTATTTGGGCAAGCGTCCTTATGGTTATATCAGTTTCGCTTATGATATGACCGGGCATCTCAATTTCGGTAACAAGCCCAATATCATCGCCGTAAAGGTTGATAACAGTAATCAACCGGCCTCGCGGTTTTACACCGGGTCGGGCATTTATCGTCATGTGCATTTAATTTCAACCGCAAATACATACTTTGATCATTGGGGCGTATACATTAAACCTTTGCAGGTAAGCGCTCAAAAGGCTACGGTGCATGTCGAGGCCAAAGTCATCAATCAATCGTCGGCAGGCGGCACGTACACCCTGCAAACTACCCTTATTGACCCTGCCGGAAAAACGGTAAAGACACAGGAAAGCAAGCAAACCATAGCCGCCGGCCAAACCGTGGATTATAAGCAGGATATTCCGGTAAGCGACCCGCAGTTATGGGATACCGAACATCCGCGCCTATATAAAGTGGTAACAAAAATACTGTCCGGTTCAACCGTAGCCGATGCGATAACTACCCCCGTGGGCATCCGCGACGCGCATTTTGAGGCTGCTACCGGCTTTTGGCTCAACGGCAAAAACATCAAACTCTATGGCGTATGCCTGCATCATGATGGTGGGGCTGTAGGTTCGGCTGTACCGCTGGCGGTTTGGGAGCGCCGCTTTAAAAAGCTAAGGGAGATAGGGGCCAACGCTATCCGCACCTCGCACAATGAGGTAGCCCCCGAGTTTCTTGATCTTTGCGACCGGATGGGCTTCCTGGTGATGGATGAGACTTTTGATAGTTGGATGACCGCCAAACCGCCCGCTTTAAAGGGCTATAACCTGTATTATGCCAACTGGTGGGACAAGGATACCCGCGACCAGGTGATGCGAGATCGCAACCACCCTTCGGTAGTGATCTATAGCGTTGGTAACGAGATCCACGATAACCTGAAGGATTCCTCGGGCTTCCAGAAGTTTAAACAGCAGCAGGACCTTATCCACCAGTTAGATCCCGGCCGGCCGGTAACCATGGCGCTGTTGCAGCCCAACGGTAATTCGCAAACGTATAAAACCGGCTTTGCCGAGCGGATGGACATCACCGGGCAAAACTACCGCGAAAACGAATTGATGGCCTATCACGACGCGCACCCCGACCGGGTGGTGATCGGTACAGAAAATACGCATGTACTATCTCAATGGCTGGCCTTGCGAGACCATCCCTATATGTCAGGCCAATTCCTATGGACAGGTGTAGATTATCTTGGCGAAGCGATCTGGCCCAGTCGTGGTGCTACCTCGGGTTTGATAGATCGTACCGGCGGCTGGCATACCAATGGCTTACAGCGCGCGGCCTGGTGGTCGGTAAAGCCTGTGGTGTATATTCAACGAAACGATCCAGGCGCAGTGGCCGGACGTGGCGGCGTAGCCTATGTTTCCGACTGGACACCGGCCGACCCGGCAAACTATAAGGACGCCAAAGTACAGGTATTTAGCAATGCCGATGAAACTGAGCTTTTCCTTAACGGGAAATCATTAGGCGTAAAAACCAAATCACCGCTTGATTCACCTTTATTTTGGAATGTGCCTTTCGAAAAAGGAACGCTGAAAGCCATTGCCCGCAACAAAGGCAAGCAGGTGGCCACCGATGAACTGCGAACTGCCGGCGAACCGGCCAGGATAATACTGACTGCCGATCAATCAAAACTGGCGAATAACTGGGATGCCGTATCGTTTGTAACCGCTACTATAGTAGACGCCAACGGCATTGTTTGCCCTAACAGCGACCGGCTGATCAGTTTTTCGATCAACGGGAGCGGAGTTATTGCTGCTGTAGATAACGGCGACAGGCTTAGCCATGAACTTTATCAAACCAACCACCGGACTACCTATAAAGGTACCTGCATTGCCCTCATCAAAGCAAAGGCATCCGCGGGAAAGATGACGATTAAAGCTACTGCCGATGGGCTGGCTGCCGGATCGGTAACTATTGACGCGATACCATAG
- a CDS encoding glycoside hydrolase family 16 protein — MNDLNKLYIRAAGLLAAVSLFAVLAPAQKPDKTKPAGKVVFFDDFSGAKLDRSKWNVEITGMHVNNELQAYVDSSATISIAHGADAGGAANGALVLTPRYAKGFKTKDGQTFDFISGRINTRNKFDFTYGTAEARIKLTDGPGLWPAWWMLGKGDWPQTGEIDIMEYVGEKDWASAAVHGPGYSGETPFVNRQYFNAGDDVTQWHVYAVDWTPDNLDFKYDGKLMFRVNRKMAEHYGKWVFDDDKFMILNYALGGAYPIKLNGVKGPYNGMPPATANLVKNNKAKMLVDWVRVTKR, encoded by the coding sequence ATGAACGATCTTAACAAATTATACATACGCGCGGCGGGGCTGCTGGCGGCAGTCAGCCTGTTCGCGGTGCTGGCGCCTGCCCAAAAGCCGGATAAAACCAAGCCGGCGGGTAAGGTGGTTTTCTTTGATGATTTCTCAGGTGCCAAACTCGACCGCAGCAAATGGAATGTGGAAATAACCGGCATGCACGTGAATAACGAGCTGCAGGCTTATGTAGATTCATCGGCTACTATATCCATCGCCCACGGGGCCGATGCAGGCGGTGCGGCCAACGGCGCGCTGGTATTAACGCCGCGTTATGCTAAAGGCTTTAAAACCAAGGATGGCCAAACATTCGATTTTATATCCGGCCGTATAAATACCCGTAATAAGTTTGATTTTACTTACGGCACCGCCGAGGCCCGTATTAAACTAACCGATGGCCCCGGCCTGTGGCCTGCCTGGTGGATGCTGGGCAAGGGCGACTGGCCGCAAACCGGCGAAATTGATATTATGGAATACGTAGGTGAAAAGGATTGGGCCAGCGCCGCCGTACATGGCCCCGGTTATAGCGGCGAAACCCCATTTGTAAACCGCCAGTATTTTAATGCTGGTGACGATGTAACGCAATGGCATGTTTACGCTGTTGACTGGACACCTGATAACCTAGACTTTAAATACGATGGTAAGCTGATGTTCAGGGTGAACCGTAAAATGGCCGAGCATTACGGCAAATGGGTTTTTGATGATGATAAGTTCATGATCTTAAACTATGCCCTGGGCGGCGCTTATCCTATAAAGCTTAATGGCGTAAAGGGGCCTTACAACGGCATGCCTCCTGCTACGGCTAACCTGGTGAAAAATAATAAGGCAAAAATGCTGGTCGATTGGGTGCGGGTGACAAAACGATAA
- a CDS encoding family 16 glycosylhydrolase, which yields MKYFRISVLVVLVTAFISCKKGGSGDGTGTTDTPPSNLTVSAIVGTDNSGNVAFTASASNAVTYDYDFGNGVYQTVPSGVVTYKYPSSGTYTVNVVAKSQGGQTISKSTQVVVPTITSTYTFSDEFNTDGAPDPNKWGYDIGTGSGGWGNNELEYYTSRTDNAIVSNGTLKINLKKESYSGSAYTSARLTSNTKFSFKYGKVEVRAKLPSGGGTWPAIWMLGSDFATNAWPACGEIDIMEHKGNDLNRIYGTLHYPGHSGGNGDGANTVISGATTDFHVYGLEWNATSMKISIDGNVFKTVANSASVPFNHNFFIILNLAMGGTFGGAVDPAVTGGTLEIDYVRVTQ from the coding sequence ATGAAATATTTTCGCATATCTGTTTTAGTAGTACTGGTAACCGCGTTTATCAGTTGTAAAAAAGGGGGAAGTGGTGATGGCACAGGTACAACTGATACACCGCCAAGCAATCTTACAGTCAGCGCTATTGTGGGCACCGATAACAGCGGCAACGTAGCCTTTACGGCATCGGCAAGCAACGCGGTAACTTACGATTATGATTTCGGCAACGGTGTGTACCAAACGGTTCCATCGGGTGTGGTAACGTATAAGTATCCCTCTTCGGGTACTTATACGGTTAATGTTGTGGCCAAAAGTCAGGGCGGGCAAACCATATCCAAATCAACCCAGGTGGTGGTGCCAACCATTACCAGCACCTATACCTTTAGCGATGAGTTCAACACCGATGGCGCGCCAGATCCTAACAAGTGGGGCTATGATATTGGTACTGGAAGCGGTGGCTGGGGTAATAACGAACTGGAATATTATACCAGTCGCACAGATAACGCGATCGTATCGAACGGTACGCTGAAGATCAATCTTAAAAAAGAGAGCTATAGTGGCAGCGCCTACACATCGGCAAGGCTAACATCAAACACCAAGTTTTCATTTAAATATGGCAAGGTTGAGGTTAGGGCCAAACTGCCATCGGGCGGCGGCACCTGGCCGGCCATCTGGATGCTGGGGTCGGATTTTGCTACCAACGCGTGGCCTGCCTGTGGCGAGATTGACATTATGGAGCATAAAGGCAACGATCTGAACCGTATTTATGGCACGCTGCACTATCCCGGCCATTCCGGTGGTAACGGCGATGGCGCAAATACCGTGATCAGCGGCGCTACTACCGATTTCCACGTTTACGGACTGGAATGGAATGCTACATCGATGAAGATTTCGATAGATGGCAATGTATTTAAAACTGTGGCTAACAGCGCCAGCGTACCGTTCAATCATAATTTCTTTATCATTTTAAACCTGGCTATGGGCGGCACATTTGGCGGCGCTGTAGACCCGGCAGTTACCGGCGGCACCCTCGAAATTGATTATGTGCGGGTAACCCAATAA
- a CDS encoding PKD domain-containing protein: MKIHFKSIIAALTAVVIGLSGCKKAEYHFGDIKTPASLTLTATVAGVTASAPNGGGTGNVAITTTASDAITYKIDFGDGNTQMVPSGVINYKYNSPGTFDYTITVTAIGTGGVTSNISKKITVFVAYTIPADIVANLTGGSSKVWITDNTAAGHVGVGPTNTFTPDYYAAGPNERAACQYDDLMMFTKDVNGNITLSIDNKGQSFMIAASTAFYGASGGDGCYTIDLSAPRKLAFMDATSASTSANSTRVQFQVPGNGLINFGTGGTTYEILSLTATTISLRNIGIDGLAWYQKLKVKP; encoded by the coding sequence ATGAAAATTCATTTTAAATCGATAATAGCCGCCCTAACCGCCGTAGTGATCGGCTTAAGCGGTTGTAAAAAAGCCGAATACCATTTCGGCGATATTAAAACGCCGGCGAGTTTAACACTTACAGCAACGGTTGCGGGCGTTACGGCAAGTGCGCCAAATGGCGGCGGTACCGGCAACGTGGCCATCACCACCACGGCCAGCGATGCCATCACTTATAAAATAGATTTTGGCGACGGCAACACACAAATGGTACCATCGGGGGTTATCAATTATAAGTATAACAGCCCGGGTACGTTTGATTATACCATCACCGTAACCGCCATCGGTACCGGCGGGGTAACTTCAAACATCAGCAAAAAGATCACCGTGTTTGTAGCTTATACCATCCCTGCCGATATTGTGGCTAACCTAACCGGTGGTTCATCAAAGGTTTGGATAACCGACAACACCGCGGCCGGGCACGTGGGTGTAGGGCCAACAAACACATTTACGCCTGATTATTATGCTGCCGGCCCGAACGAGCGCGCTGCCTGCCAGTATGATGATTTGATGATGTTCACTAAGGATGTCAATGGTAATATTACCTTGTCTATTGATAACAAAGGCCAGTCGTTCATGATCGCCGCTTCAACCGCATTCTACGGCGCTTCGGGTGGTGATGGTTGCTATACCATCGATCTCTCGGCCCCGCGTAAACTGGCCTTTATGGATGCTACGTCGGCGTCAACATCGGCCAACTCAACCCGGGTGCAGTTCCAGGTACCGGGCAACGGACTGATCAATTTTGGTACCGGCGGCACTACTTACGAGATCCTGTCGCTCACGGCTACCACCATCAGCCTGCGCAACATCGGTATCGATGGGTTGGCCTGGTATCAAAAACTAAAAGTTAAACCATAA
- a CDS encoding PKD domain-containing protein produces MKAIKYFSGIALLLAVMTGCKKEEFNDTSFINGVTAPGKLSVMFNITQDNTGLVTITPAGEGATSYDVYFGDGGSTPTNVAGGKSIQHKYAEGQYNVKITAKGATGKTTDLVQPLTVSFKAPENLKTTITTSGLTASISASALYETNFKVYYGDSLTVNPLHFGTFLEGTTITHTYPNAGTYTVKIVALSGGAATTELTQTVKVGKQIDLPVTFDDPNFDLTMSDFGGNSSSIAADPTNAANKVLKAVKTAGSEVWAGTTIGTAAGFATKIPLTATSKKMTMRVYSPAAGLDIKLKLEDHADGTHAIETDKLTTVANAWETITFDFSTVAAGTPAFNAAWTYDKASVFFNFGVAGDGKTYYADDLKFVPALAQVSLPVTFDDPTVDYTTTDFGNNSTVTGADPTNAANKVKITTKPNGAEVWAGTTIGTAAGFSAKVPITATNSKMSVRVYSPAVGLDIKLKLEDHNDGTHSIETDKLTTVANAWETITFDFNTLASGTPAYNAAYNYDKASLFFDFGVAGSGKKFYWDDVQFVSTPTVLALPVTFESTAFSYPFTDFDGGAVTIVNNPASAGINTSAKVAKMVKSAGQTWGGSYLTLPSPIDFSTKKTFTMKVYSPRVGAHVLLKVENLTDGTISYEKEVSTTVANTWETLTFDYSAINTAKSYSKITLIFDNGTAGDGSVNYTWYLDDITLN; encoded by the coding sequence ATGAAGGCAATAAAATATTTTTCGGGTATCGCGCTTCTGCTGGCTGTAATGACAGGTTGTAAGAAGGAAGAGTTTAACGATACTTCGTTTATAAACGGCGTGACCGCGCCGGGCAAGCTATCGGTTATGTTTAATATTACGCAGGATAATACCGGTTTGGTAACCATTACCCCGGCGGGCGAAGGCGCAACATCGTACGATGTGTACTTTGGCGATGGGGGCAGTACGCCAACCAATGTGGCCGGCGGTAAAAGCATTCAGCATAAATATGCCGAAGGTCAGTATAACGTAAAAATAACCGCCAAAGGCGCTACAGGCAAAACCACCGATTTGGTGCAGCCCTTAACCGTATCGTTCAAAGCTCCGGAAAACCTGAAGACAACTATTACCACATCAGGCTTAACGGCCAGTATCAGTGCTTCGGCTTTGTACGAAACCAATTTTAAGGTTTACTACGGTGATTCGTTAACGGTGAACCCGCTGCACTTTGGTACTTTCCTTGAAGGAACCACCATTACGCATACCTATCCAAACGCGGGTACTTATACCGTTAAAATAGTTGCCCTAAGCGGCGGCGCGGCCACTACCGAACTGACCCAAACTGTGAAGGTGGGCAAGCAGATCGACCTGCCGGTTACCTTTGATGACCCTAATTTCGACCTCACCATGAGCGATTTTGGCGGTAACTCATCATCTATAGCAGCCGACCCAACCAACGCGGCCAATAAGGTACTGAAGGCGGTTAAAACAGCCGGTTCTGAAGTGTGGGCAGGTACCACTATTGGTACGGCAGCCGGCTTCGCAACCAAGATCCCGCTGACGGCTACTTCTAAAAAGATGACCATGAGGGTATACTCTCCGGCCGCAGGCTTGGATATCAAGTTGAAGCTGGAAGATCATGCAGATGGCACACACGCGATTGAAACCGATAAGCTGACCACCGTTGCCAATGCCTGGGAAACTATCACGTTCGATTTCAGCACTGTGGCAGCCGGAACCCCGGCCTTTAACGCGGCCTGGACTTACGATAAGGCTTCGGTATTCTTTAACTTCGGCGTAGCCGGCGATGGTAAAACCTATTATGCCGATGACCTGAAGTTTGTGCCTGCACTGGCGCAGGTGAGCCTGCCGGTAACCTTTGATGATCCGACCGTTGATTATACCACCACCGATTTCGGCAATAACAGTACTGTAACCGGTGCCGACCCAACTAATGCCGCCAACAAGGTGAAGATCACCACCAAGCCTAACGGCGCCGAAGTATGGGCCGGTACTACCATTGGTACAGCCGCAGGCTTCTCGGCAAAAGTGCCAATTACCGCTACCAACAGTAAAATGAGCGTGCGCGTTTATTCGCCGGCGGTTGGTTTGGATATCAAACTAAAACTGGAAGACCATAACGATGGCACGCACTCTATCGAAACCGATAAGCTAACCACCGTGGCCAACGCCTGGGAAACCATCACCTTTGATTTTAATACACTGGCCAGCGGAACACCGGCCTACAACGCGGCTTATAATTATGATAAAGCTTCGCTCTTCTTTGATTTTGGCGTAGCAGGCAGCGGTAAAAAGTTCTATTGGGATGATGTGCAGTTTGTATCGACACCTACGGTGCTGGCCCTGCCGGTAACGTTCGAATCGACTGCGTTCAGCTATCCCTTCACCGATTTTGACGGCGGTGCGGTTACTATCGTAAACAACCCTGCATCTGCCGGTATCAACACCAGCGCTAAAGTTGCTAAAATGGTTAAGAGCGCCGGCCAAACCTGGGGCGGCAGCTACCTGACCCTGCCAAGCCCTATCGATTTTTCGACGAAGAAAACGTTCACTATGAAGGTTTATTCGCCACGGGTAGGCGCGCATGTGCTGTTGAAAGTGGAGAACCTGACCGATGGCACCATCAGCTACGAAAAGGAAGTATCTACCACGGTAGCCAATACCTGGGAGACGCTGACCTTTGATTACAGCGCCATCAACACAGCCAAATCATACTCAAAAATAACACTGATATTTGATAACGGCACCGCAGGCGATGGTTCGGTTAACTATACCTGGTATTTGGATGATATCACACTTAATTAA
- a CDS encoding RagB/SusD family nutrient uptake outer membrane protein: MNRIYIKTLSLVVLITALTSCKKFVDYNPHEDFVTTEQDYLKSESDYRNMVISAYSPLQWLNQEYVVADIASDNSVAGGESASDVLPLQQIDDFTLTPINSTLTDLWQVAYEGINRANYLTQYKNTNLAGQTISFAGKDALYGEVYFLRAYYYFQLVRMFGDVPLFADKRLGVSDSRSLKRSPVADVYKQIEADLTAAISVLPTVQVQKGRITKYAAQALLGKVYLYENKFDAAVPVFEGIITSGAFSLVTDYASMFLLAGENGPESVFEIQYTNGSPYYNWGGATRGQGNYAVQQNGVRGLNGSAAMPYSAGWSTNLPSQNLAAAYSAGDQRKAITTFDIEAYKNNNPALTVTYQVAPYKNTGFYNGKYLPRKGETSGQIELNYDNNFRVIRYAEVLLMAAEANNRATAPNDVKAQGYLNQVRQRAFGDNLHNVTSTGATLKQAIWDERRLELGMEGDRFFDLVRTGQAATKLTGFKTGKHELFPIPQTEVDISGLTQNPGY; this comes from the coding sequence ATGAATAGGATATATATAAAGACATTAAGCCTGGTTGTATTGATCACCGCGCTTACATCCTGCAAAAAGTTTGTGGACTATAACCCGCACGAGGATTTTGTAACCACCGAGCAGGATTACCTAAAATCAGAATCGGATTATCGAAATATGGTCATCAGCGCCTACTCGCCGCTGCAATGGCTTAACCAGGAATATGTGGTAGCCGATATCGCTTCGGATAACTCGGTGGCCGGCGGCGAAAGCGCTTCGGACGTGTTACCGCTACAGCAGATAGACGACTTTACGCTAACCCCCATTAACTCTACCCTTACCGACCTGTGGCAGGTGGCTTACGAAGGGATTAACCGGGCCAATTATTTAACCCAGTACAAAAACACCAATCTTGCGGGTCAAACCATCAGCTTCGCGGGTAAGGATGCCCTGTATGGCGAAGTTTATTTCCTGCGCGCCTACTATTACTTCCAGTTGGTAAGGATGTTTGGCGATGTACCGCTGTTTGCCGATAAGCGCTTAGGCGTAAGCGATTCCCGCTCACTGAAACGGTCGCCGGTGGCTGATGTTTATAAGCAGATTGAAGCCGATCTAACCGCCGCCATCAGCGTATTGCCTACCGTACAGGTGCAAAAAGGCCGTATTACCAAATACGCAGCCCAGGCTTTGCTGGGTAAGGTTTACCTGTACGAGAATAAGTTTGATGCCGCAGTACCGGTGTTTGAGGGCATTATCACCTCGGGCGCGTTTAGCCTGGTTACCGACTATGCCTCGATGTTTTTATTAGCCGGCGAGAACGGCCCTGAATCGGTATTCGAGATCCAATACACCAACGGCTCGCCATACTATAACTGGGGCGGTGCCACCCGTGGCCAGGGTAACTACGCTGTTCAGCAAAACGGAGTGCGGGGTTTAAATGGTTCGGCAGCTATGCCGTACTCGGCCGGCTGGAGCACTAACCTGCCATCGCAAAACCTGGCCGCTGCTTATAGTGCGGGCGATCAGCGCAAAGCCATCACCACCTTCGATATCGAAGCTTATAAAAATAACAACCCTGCTTTAACGGTTACCTACCAGGTAGCGCCTTACAAAAACACCGGTTTTTACAACGGCAAATACCTGCCGCGCAAAGGTGAAACCTCAGGTCAGATCGAGTTGAATTATGATAATAACTTCCGCGTCATCCGTTATGCCGAAGTGCTGCTGATGGCCGCCGAAGCCAATAACCGCGCCACTGCGCCAAATGATGTAAAAGCGCAGGGCTACCTTAACCAGGTGCGCCAGCGTGCCTTTGGCGATAACCTGCACAACGTAACCTCAACCGGCGCTACGCTGAAGCAAGCCATCTGGGACGAGCGCCGTCTGGAACTGGGCATGGAGGGCGACCGCTTCTTCGACCTGGTACGCACCGGGCAGGCAGCTACCAAACTTACCGGCTTTAAAACCGGCAAGCACGAGCTGTTCCCTATCCCGCAGACAGAGGTGGATATATCGGGCTTAACACAAAACCCGGGTTATTAA